Genomic DNA from Deltaproteobacteria bacterium:
GCGATTCCGGGGAGCTTCTTGTCGGCCATGGGCAGCACGAAGCCGAGCTTGCCGTCCTCGCCCTTCTTCGGCCCCATGCCGAAGTGGATCAGGTTGTCCCAGTAGAAGGACGTGGCGAGGAAGGTGGTGGGCACGCCGAGCCCGGCGAAGAGGCGGTCCGCCTCGCCCTTGCCGTCGAAGTGCGGCACCTTGTACTTGCCCTGGAGCGTCGGCATCCGCGCGTCGCTCGTCGGGACCCAGCGCCGCGTGTCCTCGAGCGTCGACCAGATGACGTGCGAGACGTTCTCCGCCTTGGCGGCCTCGGCCTGCGCGCCTGCCTGGGCCAGCTCCTTCTCGGCCGAGAAGTGCTCCCAGAAGTTGGTGACGCAGAAGGCCCCGTAGGCCCC
This window encodes:
- a CDS encoding NmrA family NAD(P)-binding protein, which translates into the protein GAYGAFCVTNFWEHFSAEKELAQAGAQAEAAKAENVSHVIWSTLEDTRRWVPTSDARMPTLQGKYKVPHFDGKGEADRLFAGLGVPTTFLATSFYWDNLIHFGMGPKKGEDGKLGFVLPMADKKLPGIAAEDIGRCAYGILRAGSHWIGRTVGIAGEHLTGTEMAAALSAALGKPVNYAYVPPEVYRTFGFPGADDMANMFQFKRDFEHVYCGARDLGISRQLNPRLQTFSAWLAQNKERIPLG